Proteins from a single region of Streptomyces sp. HUAS 15-9:
- a CDS encoding class I SAM-dependent methyltransferase, producing the protein MPKPPLISASDELERSSVVANNSMNRQRGLTGVNSYARELGFDPLTRLAGRPAPSWLDLCSGEGRALREAAGALSSDAVLTAVDLVGPLVPGTPTPPVLEEIIASISSWAPSRTYDLITCVHGLHYIGDQLGLVCRAASWLTPDGLFIAHFDPDSIRWADGSPAGRAALSTLRAAGFRYSSRHHRLTLDGARDIRLPFHYAGADPSAGPNYTGQPAVGSHYSQASSGVPLTETRVG; encoded by the coding sequence ATGCCGAAACCCCCACTGATCTCCGCGAGCGACGAGCTGGAGCGGTCCTCCGTCGTAGCCAACAACTCCATGAACCGGCAACGCGGGCTCACCGGAGTCAACAGCTACGCCCGCGAGTTGGGCTTCGATCCCCTTACCCGGCTGGCCGGTCGTCCCGCTCCCTCCTGGCTGGACCTGTGCAGTGGTGAGGGCCGGGCCCTGCGGGAAGCGGCCGGTGCCCTGTCGAGCGACGCTGTGCTCACCGCCGTAGACCTCGTGGGGCCGCTCGTGCCCGGGACGCCGACGCCGCCCGTCCTGGAGGAGATCATTGCCTCCATCTCCTCTTGGGCGCCCTCACGGACGTACGACCTCATCACCTGCGTACACGGTCTCCACTACATCGGCGATCAGCTGGGGCTTGTCTGCCGGGCCGCCTCCTGGCTCACCCCCGACGGACTGTTCATCGCCCACTTCGACCCCGACTCCATCCGCTGGGCCGACGGCTCACCTGCCGGGCGGGCCGCCCTCTCCACCCTCCGCGCCGCCGGATTCCGCTACAGCTCCCGGCACCACCGCCTCACCCTCGATGGCGCCCGCGACATCCGACTGCCGTTCCACTACGCGGGTGCCGATCCCTCCGCCGGGCCGAACTACACGGGTCAGCCCGCGGTGGGTTCCCACTACTCTCAGGCAAGCAGCGGCGTTCCCCTGACGGAGACCCGCGTCGGCTGA
- the murQ gene encoding N-acetylmuramic acid 6-phosphate etherase → MTSTSDPRDLRAELEALTTEAFRPELAGIDRLPTLEIARLMNDEDSGVPGAVAECLPQIAGAIDAIAARMSRGGRLVYAGAGTAGRLGVLDASECPPTFNTEPSQVVGLIAGGPEAMVTSVEGAEDSKELARKDLDALVLTPDDTVVGVSASGRTPYAIGAVEHARALGALTVGLACNRDSALAAAAEHGIEVVVGPELITGSTRLKAGTAQKLVLNMLSTITMVRLGKTFGNLMVDVRASNDKLRARSRRIVALATGAPDEEIEKALSESGGEVKNAILTVLAGVDGPTAARLLEESGGHLRAALADAGR, encoded by the coding sequence ATGACTTCCACGTCCGACCCCCGTGATCTCCGTGCCGAGCTGGAGGCCCTGACCACCGAAGCCTTTCGGCCGGAACTCGCCGGTATCGACCGGTTGCCCACCCTCGAGATCGCTCGGCTGATGAACGATGAGGACTCGGGTGTCCCCGGTGCCGTCGCCGAGTGTCTTCCGCAGATCGCCGGTGCCATCGATGCCATCGCCGCGCGCATGTCCCGGGGCGGCCGGCTGGTCTATGCCGGCGCGGGTACCGCCGGACGGCTCGGTGTGCTGGACGCCTCCGAGTGCCCGCCGACCTTCAACACCGAGCCCTCCCAGGTCGTCGGTCTGATCGCGGGCGGGCCGGAGGCGATGGTGACGTCCGTCGAGGGCGCCGAGGACTCGAAGGAGCTGGCCCGCAAGGATCTCGACGCGCTCGTGCTGACGCCCGACGACACGGTGGTCGGTGTCTCCGCCTCCGGCCGGACGCCGTACGCGATCGGCGCCGTCGAACACGCCCGCGCCCTGGGTGCCCTGACCGTGGGTCTGGCCTGCAACAGGGACAGCGCGCTGGCGGCGGCCGCCGAGCACGGCATCGAGGTCGTCGTCGGGCCGGAGCTGATCACCGGCTCCACCCGGCTGAAGGCCGGTACGGCCCAGAAGCTGGTCCTCAACATGCTGTCGACGATCACGATGGTCCGTCTGGGCAAGACGTTCGGGAACCTGATGGTCGACGTACGCGCCTCGAACGACAAGCTCCGGGCCCGGTCCCGCCGTATCGTCGCCCTGGCCACGGGCGCGCCGGACGAGGAGATCGAGAAGGCGCTGTCGGAGTCGGGCGGCGAGGTGAAGAACGCCATCCTGACCGTCCTGGCCGGTGTCGACGGCCCGACGGCCGCCCGCCTTCTGGAGGAGTCCGGTGGCCATCTGCGTGCCGCGCTGGCGGACGCGGGGCGCTGA
- a CDS encoding PTS transporter subunit EIIC codes for MRNDPASAAAAILPLVGGPANVTSVAHCMTRLRLGLADPSAVDGEALRAVPGVLGVVVDGGSYQVVLGPGVVAEVTAEVEALVAPTTAAGLALKGAELRAAQRRRNATPVKTALRRIANVFVPLIPALIGCGILAGLNGLLVNAGWLPGLTPALAAIASAFMALIAVFVGYTTAKEFGGTPVLGGAVAAVTVYPGVAKVTVFGVHLAPGQGGVLGALAAALLGTYVERWCRGRVPGALDVLLTPTVTVLVSGLATLYGLMYAAGVVSAAIGTAADRLLATTGAFAGLVLGGLFLPLVMLGLHQALIPIHTTLIQQQGYTVLLPLLAMAGAGQVGAAMAVYVRLRHDASIRTTIRSALPAGLLGVGEPLIYGVSLPLGRPFLTACAGGAAGGAFVGFFAMLGDKVGATAIGPSGWALFPLLAGNRSPALTAAIYGGGLLTGYVVGFLATYAVVGPGGGDAGEPRDVPAAHMTDPC; via the coding sequence GTGCGCAACGACCCCGCCTCCGCCGCCGCCGCGATCCTGCCCCTGGTGGGCGGCCCCGCGAACGTCACCTCCGTCGCCCACTGCATGACCCGGCTGCGGCTCGGCCTCGCCGACCCGTCGGCCGTCGACGGGGAAGCCCTGCGGGCGGTGCCCGGGGTGCTCGGGGTGGTCGTGGACGGGGGCTCGTACCAGGTGGTGCTGGGGCCGGGGGTGGTGGCGGAGGTCACGGCCGAGGTGGAGGCACTGGTGGCGCCGACCACCGCCGCCGGGCTCGCGCTGAAGGGGGCCGAGTTGCGGGCGGCGCAGCGCCGGCGCAACGCGACCCCGGTCAAGACCGCCCTGCGCCGCATCGCCAATGTGTTCGTCCCGTTGATCCCCGCGCTGATCGGCTGCGGCATCCTGGCCGGCCTCAACGGGCTGCTGGTCAACGCCGGTTGGCTGCCGGGCCTGACCCCCGCCCTGGCCGCGATCGCCTCCGCCTTCATGGCGCTGATCGCGGTGTTCGTCGGGTACACCACGGCGAAGGAGTTCGGCGGCACACCGGTGCTGGGCGGGGCGGTTGCTGCGGTGACCGTCTATCCGGGCGTCGCCAAGGTGACGGTGTTCGGCGTGCATCTGGCACCCGGGCAGGGCGGGGTGCTGGGCGCGCTGGCGGCGGCGCTGCTGGGGACGTATGTGGAGCGGTGGTGCCGGGGCCGGGTGCCGGGCGCGCTGGACGTCCTGCTGACCCCGACGGTGACGGTCCTGGTGTCGGGTCTGGCGACGCTGTACGGCCTCATGTACGCGGCCGGGGTGGTCTCGGCGGCCATCGGCACGGCGGCGGACCGGCTGCTGGCGACGACGGGCGCGTTCGCCGGGCTGGTCCTGGGCGGACTGTTCCTGCCGCTGGTGATGCTGGGCCTGCACCAGGCCCTGATCCCCATTCACACCACTCTCATCCAGCAGCAGGGCTACACGGTCCTGCTGCCCCTGCTGGCCATGGCGGGCGCGGGTCAGGTGGGTGCGGCGATGGCGGTGTACGTCCGTCTGCGCCACGACGCCTCCATCCGTACGACGATCAGGTCGGCGCTCCCGGCCGGGCTGCTGGGCGTGGGCGAACCGCTCATCTACGGGGTGTCCCTGCCGCTCGGCCGGCCGTTTCTGACGGCCTGTGCGGGCGGGGCGGCGGGCGGGGCGTTCGTCGGGTTCTTCGCGATGCTCGGGGACAAGGTGGGGGCGACGGCGATCGGCCCGTCGGGCTGGGCCCTGTTCCCGTTGCTGGCGGGCAACAGGAGCCCGGCCCTGACGGCGGCGATCTACGGCGGAGGCCTGCTGACCGGTTACGTCGTCGGCTTCCTGGCGACGTATGCGGTGGTCGGGCCCGGCGGCGGAGATGCGGGCGAGCCACGTGACGTCCCGGCCGCACATATGACGGATCCCTGCTGA
- a CDS encoding NADH:flavin oxidoreductase, which translates to MTVTTPPASRAAQILSRPIALNGLTVPNRIVMAPMTRMFSPGGIPGEDVRSYYARRAAAGVGLIVTEGTYVGHESAGQSDRVPRFHGEEQLAGWAKVAEDVHAAGGTIVPQLWHIGMVRNDGDAPFPDAPAMGPSGLVTEGAEPTGKAMTQQDLDDVIGAFAEAAAAAERIGFDGVELHGAHGYLLDQFLWAGTNRRTDAYGGDPVARTKFAAEIVAAVREAVSPDFPVLFRFSQWKQQDYGARLAETPEELEAILTPLAAAGVDVFHASTRRYWLPEFDGSDLNLAGWTKKLTGKQVISVGSVGLDGDFIKAFMGEGSPVKGIDDLLDRLERDEFDLVAIGRALLQDPQWAAKVLSGRFDELAPYDAAALKTLS; encoded by the coding sequence GTGACCGTCACCACGCCCCCCGCCTCCCGCGCGGCCCAGATCCTGTCCCGTCCGATCGCGCTCAACGGCCTCACCGTTCCCAACCGGATCGTGATGGCGCCGATGACCCGGATGTTCTCCCCGGGAGGCATCCCGGGTGAGGACGTGCGCTCGTACTACGCGCGCCGAGCCGCCGCCGGTGTCGGACTGATCGTCACCGAGGGCACGTACGTGGGCCACGAGTCGGCGGGCCAGAGCGACCGCGTCCCCCGGTTCCACGGGGAGGAGCAGCTCGCGGGCTGGGCGAAGGTCGCCGAGGACGTGCACGCGGCGGGCGGCACCATAGTCCCGCAGCTGTGGCACATCGGCATGGTCCGCAACGACGGCGACGCCCCCTTCCCGGACGCTCCCGCGATGGGCCCCTCCGGCCTCGTCACCGAGGGCGCCGAGCCCACCGGCAAGGCCATGACCCAGCAGGACCTGGATGACGTCATCGGCGCGTTCGCCGAGGCCGCGGCCGCCGCCGAGCGCATCGGCTTCGACGGCGTGGAACTGCACGGCGCCCACGGCTACCTCCTGGACCAGTTCCTGTGGGCGGGCACCAACCGCCGTACCGACGCCTACGGCGGCGACCCGGTGGCCCGCACCAAGTTCGCGGCGGAGATCGTCGCCGCGGTCCGCGAGGCCGTCTCCCCCGACTTCCCGGTCCTCTTCCGCTTCTCGCAGTGGAAGCAGCAGGACTACGGCGCCCGCCTCGCCGAGACCCCCGAGGAACTGGAGGCGATCCTCACCCCGCTGGCCGCCGCCGGCGTCGACGTCTTCCATGCCTCCACCCGCCGCTACTGGCTGCCCGAGTTCGACGGCTCCGACCTGAACCTCGCGGGCTGGACGAAGAAGCTCACCGGCAAGCAGGTCATCAGCGTCGGCTCGGTCGGCCTCGACGGCGACTTCATCAAGGCCTTCATGGGCGAGGGCTCCCCGGTCAAGGGCATCGACGACCTGCTCGACCGGCTGGAGCGCGACGAGTTCGACCTGGTCGCCATCGGCCGTGCGCTGCTCCAGGACCCCCAGTGGGCTGCGAAGGTCCTCTCCGGCCGCTTCGACGAGCTGGCGCCGTACGACGCGGCGGCGCTGAAGACGCTGAGCTGA